The Hymenobacter sp. GOD-10R genome includes a window with the following:
- a CDS encoding DUF6624 domain-containing protein, producing the protein MKKRILILTLFGLLSSTLSFAQNAFQTFRSQASAAYSDKKYQESGQRYEQAFQVKAAKPTDSDFYNAACSWALAGEKTKAFQNLDRATLAGWDNIAHVKEDTDLTALHSDKRWQPMLKKLEATVAKNEANYNVPLKRELEEIYVADQSVRRKAAEIERQHGFKSPQMDSLWKEMRAIDDRNLPRVTGMIDKYGWPGNSLVGRSGSTTAFLVIQHSHLPIMQKYLPVMREAAVKGELAKSSLALLEDRVLTSQNKPQLYGSQLQNNPDTGKLEFFPIEDEAHVDERRATMNLGPLAEYAKSFGLNYAPVVNP; encoded by the coding sequence ATGAAGAAGCGTATCCTTATCCTCACCCTATTCGGACTGCTTTCAAGCACCTTGAGCTTTGCTCAGAATGCTTTTCAGACGTTTAGGTCGCAGGCAAGCGCCGCGTATAGCGACAAAAAGTATCAAGAATCGGGGCAACGCTATGAGCAAGCTTTCCAGGTGAAAGCAGCCAAGCCCACCGATTCTGACTTTTATAACGCCGCCTGTAGCTGGGCACTTGCGGGCGAAAAAACCAAAGCCTTCCAGAACCTAGATCGTGCAACCCTAGCTGGTTGGGACAACATCGCCCATGTGAAGGAAGACACCGATCTAACAGCACTCCACTCGGATAAGCGCTGGCAGCCGATGCTCAAGAAGCTAGAAGCCACTGTGGCTAAGAACGAGGCCAACTACAATGTGCCCTTAAAGCGCGAGTTAGAGGAAATCTACGTAGCTGATCAAAGCGTGCGCCGGAAAGCGGCGGAGATTGAGCGGCAACACGGGTTTAAGTCACCCCAAATGGATTCGCTTTGGAAGGAAATGCGGGCCATTGATGACCGCAACCTGCCCCGCGTCACCGGCATGATTGACAAATACGGCTGGCCTGGTAATAGCCTGGTAGGGCGTTCGGGCAGCACAACTGCCTTCCTCGTGATTCAGCACTCCCACTTGCCGATCATGCAAAAGTATCTTCCAGTTATGCGCGAGGCCGCAGTGAAGGGCGAGCTAGCCAAAAGCAGTTTGGCGCTCCTAGAAGATCGGGTCCTAACCTCGCAAAACAAGCCCCAGCTCTACGGCAGCCAGCTGCAAAACAATCCCGACACAGGCAAGCTAGAGTTCTTCCCGATTGAAGACGAAGCCCACGTGGACGAGCGCCGGGCTACCATGAACCTAGGCCCGCTCGCTGAATATGCCAAGAGCTTTGGGCTAAACTATGCGCCGGTGGTGAATCCGTAA